A part of Prolixibacteraceae bacterium genomic DNA contains:
- a CDS encoding glycoside hydrolase family 88 protein, which translates to MMKNWCIAAIALLALVSCGGQQKQKKDFIADNVIFAEKQIGLEFKKMDSLNVILNPRTILPDGETRYNTPMLWTSGFFPGSLWYLYDLTGQDVWKDRAMKVNKTIEEVQYNTKHHDVGFMIYCSFGNGYRLTKNPEYKQIIINAAKSLSTRFRPKVGCIQSWDVNHGWQAKRGWQCPVIIDNMMNLELMFEASKLSGDNSFRDIAIKHANTTLDHHFRPDYSSYHVVDYDSITGQVRNRVTAQGFADESAWSRGQAWALYGYAVCYRETKDKRYLDLANHVANFVLSHPRLPKDMIPLWDFDCTDKYKTLRDASAAAVIASGLYELSTYNEGAQGDKFKAAADKMVESLGSPSYRAKLGENNNFLLMHSVGSIPHGAEIDVPLNYADYYFLEALVRKRNLEKK; encoded by the coding sequence ATGATGAAGAATTGGTGTATTGCTGCAATAGCTCTTCTTGCTTTGGTTAGCTGTGGTGGTCAGCAGAAGCAAAAGAAGGACTTTATTGCTGATAATGTAATCTTTGCTGAAAAGCAGATTGGCTTAGAGTTTAAGAAAATGGATAGTTTGAATGTTATTCTTAATCCTAGAACTATTCTTCCTGACGGAGAGACACGTTATAACACTCCAATGCTTTGGACTAGTGGATTTTTCCCAGGTTCTTTGTGGTACCTATATGATCTTACAGGACAAGATGTTTGGAAAGATCGTGCCATGAAAGTGAATAAGACTATTGAAGAAGTACAGTATAATACAAAGCACCACGATGTTGGTTTTATGATTTACTGTAGTTTTGGTAATGGTTACCGTTTGACTAAGAACCCAGAGTATAAGCAAATTATTATTAATGCAGCGAAGTCATTGAGTACACGTTTTCGTCCTAAAGTAGGATGTATTCAATCATGGGACGTAAACCATGGATGGCAAGCTAAGCGTGGATGGCAATGTCCAGTTATTATTGATAACATGATGAACCTTGAGTTGATGTTCGAGGCTTCTAAGTTATCTGGTGATAACTCATTTAGAGATATCGCTATCAAACATGCTAACACAACTTTGGATCACCATTTCCGTCCTGACTATAGTTCATACCACGTGGTAGACTATGATAGTATTACTGGTCAAGTACGTAATCGTGTAACTGCTCAAGGTTTTGCTGATGAGTCAGCATGGTCTAGAGGTCAAGCATGGGCATTATATGGTTATGCTGTATGTTACAGAGAAACAAAAGATAAAAGATATTTAGATCTTGCAAATCACGTTGCAAACTTTGTTCTTTCACACCCACGTTTGCCAAAGGATATGATTCCTTTATGGGATTTTGATTGTACGGATAAATATAAAACCTTAAGAGATGCTTCAGCTGCTGCTGTAATCGCTTCTGGTTTGTATGAGTTGTCAACGTACAACGAAGGTGCACAAGGTGATAAGTTTAAAGCTGCTGCAGATAAGATGGTTGAGAGTCTTGGATCTCCTAGTTATAGAGCTAAGTTGGGAGAGAACAACAACTTCTTATTGATGCACTCTGTTGGTAGTATTCCTCACGGCGCTGAGATCGATGTACCATTGAACTATGCAGATTACTATTTCCTAGAGGCTTTAGTTCGTAAAAGAAATCTAGAGAAAAAGTAA
- a CDS encoding sulfatase, producing the protein MSKNISRRSFVKRTTAATAGVGLVSSNLLSSCAKNEEKKRPNILFIFPDQYRKQSLGFLKNDPVLTPNIDKLASEGVHFTDAVSNHPLCSPFRGMLFSGKYPLSNGVQSNCHSGRTKYGNFLKPDEVCLSDVLKNEGYATGYLGKWHLDGPTPTKPGEPNIWDSYCPPGAHRHGFEFWYSYGTHNRHNHPYYWVNDAKESERTDVNEWSPEHEANVLIDYLENKDGKFRDEEKPFFMCWGINPPHTPFTEVPAKYKKRFEGMTNEDLLNRPNVQTDFPDFNRETGFGDAGVEKKLSQAKDYFACVEGVDDQIGRALDVLEKQGLKDDTIVIFCSDHGEMLGSHGLMHKNVWYKEAFQIPFIVRWPKNIQPGNDNLLLSVPDIMPTLLSYLGLKDKIPAGVEGNDYSAVFRGESFDRPEAALYFFDKPEEENEKRRGVKTHQYSYVIAYDKKNEKHIFMYDDINDPYQMTNIAGQKPEVEKELHSMLEKLLHETKDYFISYI; encoded by the coding sequence ATGAGTAAAAACATATCACGAAGGAGCTTTGTAAAGCGAACTACGGCAGCAACGGCTGGGGTAGGATTAGTATCGAGTAATCTACTAAGTAGCTGTGCGAAGAATGAGGAGAAGAAGAGACCTAATATCTTATTTATTTTCCCTGATCAGTACAGAAAGCAATCGTTGGGATTCTTAAAGAACGATCCTGTGTTGACGCCGAATATAGATAAGTTGGCGAGTGAAGGAGTTCACTTTACGGATGCTGTGAGTAACCATCCTTTATGTAGCCCTTTCCGTGGTATGTTATTTTCAGGGAAATATCCATTAAGCAATGGTGTTCAGTCTAATTGTCACTCTGGGCGTACTAAATATGGCAACTTTTTGAAGCCAGATGAAGTGTGTTTGTCTGATGTTTTGAAGAATGAAGGTTATGCAACAGGATATCTTGGTAAATGGCACTTAGATGGACCTACACCAACAAAACCAGGTGAACCTAATATTTGGGATTCGTATTGTCCACCGGGGGCACATCGTCATGGATTTGAATTTTGGTACTCTTATGGAACGCACAACCGTCATAACCATCCATATTATTGGGTGAACGATGCGAAAGAGAGTGAGCGCACAGATGTCAATGAGTGGTCTCCAGAACATGAAGCGAATGTTTTGATTGACTATTTAGAGAATAAAGATGGTAAGTTTAGAGATGAAGAGAAGCCATTCTTTATGTGTTGGGGGATTAATCCTCCTCATACTCCATTTACGGAGGTTCCTGCAAAATATAAGAAACGTTTTGAAGGGATGACCAACGAGGATCTATTGAATAGACCAAATGTGCAGACTGATTTTCCTGATTTCAACAGAGAGACTGGATTTGGAGATGCGGGTGTTGAGAAGAAACTATCGCAAGCAAAAGATTATTTCGCTTGTGTTGAAGGTGTGGATGATCAAATTGGTCGTGCCTTAGATGTTCTTGAGAAGCAGGGTTTAAAGGATGATACGATTGTGATTTTCTGTTCTGACCATGGGGAGATGTTGGGTAGTCACGGGTTGATGCATAAGAATGTTTGGTATAAGGAAGCATTCCAAATTCCATTTATTGTACGTTGGCCAAAGAATATACAGCCAGGTAATGATAATCTGTTGTTGAGTGTTCCAGATATTATGCCTACCCTTTTATCTTACTTAGGACTTAAAGATAAAATCCCTGCAGGAGTTGAAGGAAATGATTATTCTGCAGTATTTAGAGGAGAGAGTTTTGATAGGCCAGAAGCTGCACTATATTTCTTTGATAAGCCAGAAGAGGAGAATGAGAAACGTAGAGGGGTAAAGACTCATCAATATAGTTATGTTATTGCATACGATAAGAAGAATGAGAAGCACATCTTTATGTATGATGATATTAATGATCCGTACCAAATGACCAATATCGCTGGTCAGAAACCAGAGGTGGAAAAGGAGCTTCACTCCATGCTTGAGAAGTTGTTGCATGAGACGAAGGATTATTTTATCAGCTATATTTAA
- a CDS encoding sulfatase-like hydrolase/transferase, whose translation MKRRDFLKKGALTASAVGVASTMGSAATPFRRKKKNSQTRPNILFVMTDQQCAEALSAYGNKDLKTPAMDRIAKHAMNFKKAYATTPLCVPCRCSMMTAMYPHEINVPINNLKAEWDTTKFPYMGNVMKSAGYDTGYVGKWHLTADPKDINVHGFDYIKHARANNLDPDVAGSSIEFLKQKRDKPFLLVSSFVNPHDICQWARGEAMKNDEIGVPPAGDQCPALPDNFEIPELEPDVIRYVHSLSKRTYPTDKWSDEKWRQYRWAYYRLIEKVDAHLKPILDALEEEDLLDNTVIIFTSDHGDGNAHHKWNQKQILYDEAARVPFMISWKGHTEVCDYTDLPVSTGIDLIPTMLEIAGVEAPLYMKGKPLFKLALGDRSSFDREYTISETEFCLSKVTFGVKGRMVRSGKYKYVVYEQGYRKEQLFDMDADPGEMKNLAYDSNYDGVKRKHIDALKVWMKDTSDSFEL comes from the coding sequence ATGAAGAGAAGAGATTTTTTAAAGAAAGGTGCACTAACAGCTTCTGCTGTTGGTGTGGCTTCTACTATGGGTAGTGCTGCTACGCCATTTAGAAGGAAGAAAAAAAATAGTCAGACACGTCCAAATATTCTTTTTGTAATGACTGATCAGCAGTGTGCTGAAGCGTTAAGTGCATATGGAAATAAGGATTTGAAGACCCCTGCAATGGATCGTATTGCCAAGCATGCGATGAATTTTAAGAAAGCATATGCTACAACACCACTATGTGTCCCATGTCGTTGTAGTATGATGACCGCGATGTATCCTCATGAGATTAATGTACCTATTAATAACCTTAAGGCGGAATGGGATACTACGAAATTCCCTTATATGGGTAATGTGATGAAATCTGCAGGATACGATACGGGTTATGTTGGAAAGTGGCACTTGACAGCTGATCCGAAAGATATAAATGTTCATGGGTTTGATTATATAAAGCATGCTAGAGCCAATAATTTGGATCCAGATGTGGCTGGTTCATCTATCGAGTTCTTGAAGCAGAAGAGGGATAAACCATTTTTGTTGGTTTCCTCATTTGTTAATCCACATGATATCTGTCAGTGGGCTAGAGGAGAGGCGATGAAGAATGATGAGATTGGTGTTCCTCCAGCTGGGGATCAGTGTCCTGCATTGCCAGATAACTTTGAGATTCCTGAGTTAGAACCAGATGTGATTCGTTATGTGCATTCGTTGTCGAAACGTACATATCCAACGGATAAGTGGAGTGACGAAAAGTGGAGACAGTATCGTTGGGCTTACTATCGTTTGATTGAAAAAGTAGATGCTCATTTGAAGCCTATTTTAGATGCACTTGAGGAGGAAGATCTATTAGATAATACGGTGATTATCTTTACGAGTGATCATGGTGATGGAAATGCGCACCATAAATGGAATCAGAAGCAGATTCTTTATGATGAAGCTGCTAGGGTACCTTTTATGATTAGCTGGAAAGGACATACGGAGGTGTGTGATTATACTGATCTTCCTGTTTCTACTGGTATTGACCTTATTCCAACGATGCTTGAGATAGCAGGAGTAGAGGCCCCTTTGTATATGAAAGGGAAACCATTGTTCAAGTTGGCATTAGGTGATCGATCTTCATTTGATCGTGAGTATACTATCTCGGAAACTGAATTCTGTTTGTCGAAAGTAACCTTTGGTGTAAAAGGACGTATGGTTCGTTCTGGAAAATATAAGTACGTAGTATATGAACAAGGTTACCGTAAAGAGCAGCTCTTTGATATGGATGCAGATCCAGGTGAGATGAAAAACTTGGCTTATGACAGTAACTATGATGGTGTCAAGCGTAAACATATTGATGCCTTGAAGGTATGGATGAAGGATACAAGTGATTCATTTGAATTGTAA
- a CDS encoding LacI family transcriptional regulator, with protein sequence MEQNITIHDIAKKLGISSSTVSRALNNNSRISDKTKAKVLELANELGYKPNAAATALRMKRTKTIGLIIPKINRHFFSDAINGVEKYAKSKGYNVIITQSNESEAQEKECIQTLLHAGVDGIIASIALVKNDYQHYYKIIDREVPLVFFDRICDEIESNKVVVDDFKGGFLAAEHLISQGCKQIAHIAGPQHLNLYINRTQGFFKALRKHNMEPFASEILENYLTREEGEEAAKILLGGKKRPDAIFASNDTVCLSLIEYAKQHNIAIPDELAIIGFSNEPYAKLISPSLSTIEQRGYDVGYKATELLITNIDNQTNTHETIVLPIKLIERESSAKKKK encoded by the coding sequence ATGGAACAAAATATAACGATTCATGACATAGCTAAAAAGCTTGGAATTTCAAGTTCTACGGTCTCTAGAGCACTAAATAACAACTCAAGAATTAGTGATAAGACCAAAGCAAAAGTTCTAGAGCTAGCCAATGAGCTTGGATACAAACCCAATGCTGCAGCTACTGCTTTGCGCATGAAACGCACAAAAACCATCGGACTAATTATTCCTAAGATTAACCGACATTTCTTCTCCGATGCAATTAATGGAGTAGAGAAATATGCAAAAAGCAAGGGTTATAATGTCATTATTACCCAAAGCAATGAAAGTGAAGCGCAAGAAAAAGAGTGTATTCAAACTCTACTTCACGCAGGGGTAGATGGGATTATCGCATCTATTGCACTAGTAAAAAATGACTACCAACACTACTATAAGATTATCGACAGAGAAGTTCCATTGGTCTTCTTTGATCGAATATGTGATGAAATAGAGTCAAATAAGGTAGTAGTGGATGATTTTAAAGGAGGATTCCTTGCTGCTGAACATCTTATTTCGCAAGGCTGCAAACAAATTGCTCATATTGCAGGACCACAACATCTAAATTTGTATATTAATAGAACACAGGGATTCTTCAAAGCATTGCGCAAACACAACATGGAGCCTTTCGCAAGTGAAATCCTTGAAAACTATCTTACCAGAGAAGAGGGGGAAGAAGCTGCAAAGATTCTATTAGGTGGCAAAAAAAGACCAGATGCTATATTTGCATCCAACGATACAGTATGTTTAAGCCTCATCGAATATGCAAAACAACACAATATTGCAATTCCAGACGAACTTGCCATTATCGGATTCAGTAATGAACCCTACGCAAAATTAATTTCCCCATCACTTTCAACTATTGAACAGAGGGGATATGATGTAGGGTACAAAGCCACAGAACTCCTGATTACAAACATTGATAATCAAACAAATACACACGAAACTATCGTTCTTCCAATTAAACTTATAGAGAGAGAATCTTCCGCTAAGAAAAAAAAATAA
- the kduI gene encoding 5-dehydro-4-deoxy-D-glucuronate isomerase codes for MAENYREVFATHPRDAKTYDTQRLREEFLVETVLNEDKIVWNYSHYDRLMVGGVIPVNQEIVLETIEPLKSENFLDRRELGIVNVGSKGIVVVDGTEYEIDYKEAIYVGMGCKEIVLKSCDAANPARFYMNSAPAHQAFPTVKVGREDAIVIELGEAESSNRRTLNKLIVNDTIKTNQLQMGMTELHPGSVWNTMPAHTHSRRMEAYFYFEVPKNHSICHMMGEPTETRHVWMQNEQAIFSPTWSIHSAAGTSNYTFIWGMGGENLAYGDMDVIATPDLR; via the coding sequence ATGGCTGAAAACTACAGAGAAGTTTTTGCAACACATCCACGTGATGCTAAGACTTACGATACGCAGAGATTAAGAGAAGAGTTCCTTGTTGAGACAGTATTAAACGAGGATAAAATCGTTTGGAACTACTCACACTATGATCGTTTAATGGTAGGTGGAGTTATTCCAGTAAACCAAGAGATCGTACTAGAGACTATCGAACCATTAAAGAGTGAGAACTTCTTGGATCGTCGTGAACTAGGAATTGTTAACGTTGGATCAAAAGGTATTGTTGTTGTTGACGGAACAGAATACGAGATTGACTATAAAGAGGCAATCTATGTAGGAATGGGATGTAAAGAGATTGTATTGAAAAGTTGTGATGCAGCTAACCCTGCTCGTTTCTATATGAATTCAGCTCCTGCACACCAAGCTTTCCCAACAGTAAAAGTAGGTCGCGAGGATGCAATTGTTATTGAGTTAGGTGAGGCAGAGTCTTCAAACCGTCGTACATTAAACAAGCTAATTGTTAATGATACCATCAAAACAAACCAATTGCAGATGGGTATGACTGAGTTACACCCAGGAAGTGTATGGAATACCATGCCAGCACATACACATAGTCGTCGTATGGAGGCTTATTTCTATTTTGAAGTGCCTAAGAATCATTCTATTTGTCATATGATGGGTGAGCCAACAGAGACACGTCACGTATGGATGCAGAATGAGCAAGCAATTTTCTCACCAACATGGTCAATTCACTCAGCAGCAGGAACAAGTAATTATACTTTTATCTGGGGTATGGGCGGAGAGAATCTAGCTTACGGAGATATGGATGTTATTGCAACACCAGATCTACGATAA
- a CDS encoding gluconate 5-dehydrogenase, translating into MILDLFSLKGKNALVTGATHGLGMAIASALGEAGAQIIVNDLNQEKLDVAIEEYKAKGIDAKGYLFDVTNEEAVIAAVEQIEAEVGPIGILVNNAGIIKRVPMQDMEVKDYRQVIDIDLVGPFIMGKYVGRKMIERREGKIINMCSMMSELGRNDVCAYASAKGGLKMLTRNMATEWAKYGIQTNGIGPGYFATAQTEPIRVDGHPFNDFIINRTPAARWGNPEDLGGTAVFLASKASDFVNGHVVYVDGGILATIGKPSNEA; encoded by the coding sequence ATGATTTTAGATTTATTTAGCTTAAAAGGGAAGAATGCTCTTGTAACAGGAGCTACTCACGGACTAGGAATGGCTATTGCTTCTGCACTTGGTGAGGCTGGTGCACAGATCATCGTAAATGATTTGAATCAAGAAAAACTTGATGTTGCAATCGAGGAGTATAAAGCGAAAGGTATCGATGCAAAAGGTTATTTGTTTGATGTAACAAATGAAGAGGCAGTGATCGCAGCTGTTGAACAGATCGAAGCAGAAGTTGGACCAATTGGTATTCTAGTAAACAATGCTGGTATTATCAAGCGTGTTCCTATGCAAGATATGGAAGTTAAAGATTACCGTCAAGTTATCGATATTGACCTTGTTGGACCTTTCATCATGGGTAAATATGTTGGTCGTAAGATGATCGAGCGTCGTGAGGGAAAAATCATTAACATGTGTTCAATGATGAGTGAACTTGGACGTAATGATGTTTGTGCTTATGCATCAGCTAAAGGTGGTTTGAAAATGTTGACTAGAAACATGGCTACTGAGTGGGCTAAGTATGGTATTCAAACGAATGGAATCGGACCTGGTTATTTTGCAACTGCGCAAACTGAGCCTATCCGTGTTGATGGTCATCCATTTAACGATTTTATTATTAACCGTACGCCAGCTGCAAGATGGGGTAACCCTGAAGATCTAGGTGGTACAGCTGTATTCCTAGCATCTAAAGCAAGTGATTTCGTTAACGGTCACGTTGTTTATGTAGATGGTGGTATTCTTGCTACAATCGGAAAACCTTCTAACGAAGCGTAA
- a CDS encoding DUF4861 domain-containing protein, producing MVRLYKYAVWMFVLVLFGCSSSKTNIKLENNLDVERADEPVVIGRAEVEKIAGVAASDDMVPSVLLNGKALPSQVDDLDHDGKWDEFAFLYSFKPKEQVTLTIKYVKSSEMPVFKQRTNVRLGVGNKKEGFKGVDHAFSPKGFQGKPLRYQSESVAWENDKMAFRNYFDIRNAKDLFGKLTEDMILDNVGAKGNYHQLNDWGMDVLHVGASLGSGGLALCQNDSLYRLGSTDVFEFTLVSKGPVRSIFDLDYKGWHVENKDLEAKERVTIWGGHYWFKSDVTVKGANPESTLAVGIVTSYLKTPTSLEKMGHFVMGSTLDKQSENKDNLGMGILIPTKEFVKSANAPEATVYPLGSPEFAKNRYRKAVTETFYLTQKLSSQPSTHYFFAVWEEENKKWASHDTFKEMMKAESERIAHPIAITYNK from the coding sequence ATGGTAAGGCTATATAAATATGCAGTATGGATGTTTGTGTTGGTTTTGTTTGGATGTTCTTCAAGTAAAACGAATATCAAACTAGAAAACAATTTAGATGTAGAACGTGCAGACGAGCCCGTGGTTATTGGTCGTGCAGAGGTGGAGAAAATTGCTGGAGTTGCTGCTTCAGACGATATGGTACCTTCAGTTTTGTTAAATGGTAAAGCATTGCCTTCACAGGTTGATGATTTAGACCATGACGGTAAATGGGATGAGTTTGCATTTTTGTATAGCTTCAAGCCAAAAGAGCAAGTAACTTTGACGATTAAATATGTGAAGAGCTCGGAGATGCCTGTATTCAAACAAAGAACAAATGTTCGTTTGGGAGTGGGTAATAAAAAAGAGGGTTTTAAAGGAGTGGATCACGCTTTCTCTCCTAAAGGCTTCCAAGGTAAACCATTGCGTTACCAGTCGGAGAGTGTTGCATGGGAGAATGATAAGATGGCTTTTCGTAACTACTTCGATATTAGAAATGCAAAAGATCTATTTGGTAAGTTAACCGAAGATATGATTTTGGATAATGTTGGGGCAAAAGGAAACTATCACCAATTGAATGATTGGGGAATGGATGTTCTTCATGTTGGTGCGTCTCTTGGATCAGGTGGACTAGCTTTGTGTCAGAATGACTCTTTGTATCGTTTAGGAAGTACCGATGTTTTTGAATTTACTTTGGTAAGTAAAGGGCCAGTACGTTCTATCTTTGATCTTGATTATAAAGGATGGCATGTTGAGAATAAGGATTTAGAGGCTAAAGAGCGTGTTACCATTTGGGGTGGTCATTATTGGTTTAAAAGTGATGTGACTGTAAAAGGTGCGAACCCAGAAAGTACATTGGCAGTAGGTATTGTTACTTCATATTTGAAAACGCCTACTTCTTTGGAGAAGATGGGTCATTTTGTGATGGGATCTACTCTAGACAAGCAATCTGAAAATAAAGATAACTTGGGTATGGGGATTTTGATTCCTACTAAGGAGTTTGTAAAGTCTGCAAATGCTCCTGAAGCAACTGTTTATCCTTTGGGTTCTCCTGAGTTTGCAAAAAATAGATATAGAAAAGCGGTAACGGAGACTTTCTATTTGACACAGAAATTATCTAGCCAACCTTCTACACATTACTTCTTTGCTGTATGGGAAGAGGAGAATAAGAAGTGGGCTTCACACGATACTTTCAAGGAGATGATGAAAGCGGAGAGTGAAAGAATCGCACATCCAATTGCAATTACGTATAACAAATAA
- a CDS encoding MFS transporter has protein sequence MSTTKPQGTYRYRILAMLFIATTINYMDRSIMGVLGPTLMDKFQWTNTDFANINIAFKMAYAIGMLTMGGIIDRFGTRIGYAISIAIWSCFGMLHAAIQPAFALVGFIGARFGLGIGEAGNFPAAVKTVAEWFPKKDRAFATGIFNAGSNVGAVLAPIAVPLVAGATGENWQYAFLITGFFSIAWVIVWLRMYRKPEDHPKVSAEELAYINHDCQVKTDDKPVEKLPWSSVLPLRQTWAFAIGKITDAVWFFFMFWSAIFFKEVFGLKDMHELGGALVVIYVVADIGSIGGGYLSKMFINRGFGLNAARKLSLLICALCILPVAFAPLTSNVWIAVCLIALASGGHQAWSANLFTLVSDVMPKKAIASVVGIGGMVGAVSGMIVDFALGQGLDGAGKSFFFVMFAVAASLYLIILLVIHLLLPKLTPLDENLELVKE, from the coding sequence ATGAGTACTACTAAACCACAAGGTACGTATAGATATCGAATATTGGCGATGCTTTTTATTGCAACGACAATTAACTATATGGACCGTAGCATCATGGGGGTTTTAGGACCAACCTTGATGGATAAATTTCAATGGACAAATACCGACTTCGCTAACATTAACATTGCTTTTAAGATGGCTTATGCCATTGGTATGTTAACGATGGGAGGTATCATCGATAGATTTGGAACACGTATTGGATATGCAATCTCAATTGCTATCTGGAGTTGTTTCGGTATGTTGCATGCTGCAATTCAGCCAGCTTTTGCATTGGTAGGTTTTATCGGTGCTCGTTTTGGTCTTGGAATTGGAGAAGCAGGTAACTTTCCAGCTGCAGTTAAGACTGTAGCAGAATGGTTTCCAAAGAAAGATCGTGCTTTTGCTACAGGTATCTTTAATGCAGGTTCAAACGTAGGTGCAGTATTGGCTCCTATTGCAGTGCCATTGGTTGCAGGAGCAACAGGAGAGAATTGGCAGTATGCCTTCCTTATTACAGGATTCTTTAGTATTGCATGGGTAATTGTTTGGTTAAGGATGTACAGAAAGCCAGAAGATCATCCGAAAGTGTCTGCTGAGGAGTTGGCATATATTAACCATGATTGCCAGGTGAAGACTGATGATAAGCCAGTAGAGAAGTTACCTTGGTCTAGTGTTCTACCATTGAGACAGACATGGGCTTTTGCTATAGGTAAAATTACAGATGCTGTATGGTTCTTCTTTATGTTCTGGAGTGCTATCTTCTTTAAAGAGGTTTTTGGCCTTAAGGATATGCATGAGCTAGGTGGTGCTTTGGTGGTGATTTATGTCGTTGCTGATATCGGAAGTATCGGTGGTGGTTATCTTTCAAAGATGTTTATAAATAGAGGATTTGGTTTAAATGCAGCACGTAAACTGTCACTTTTGATCTGTGCGTTGTGTATTCTGCCAGTAGCTTTTGCTCCATTAACTAGTAATGTATGGATTGCGGTTTGTTTGATTGCTCTGGCTTCAGGTGGACATCAAGCATGGTCAGCCAACCTATTTACTTTGGTTTCTGATGTAATGCCTAAGAAAGCGATTGCTTCAGTTGTAGGTATTGGAGGTATGGTAGGTGCTGTATCTGGTATGATCGTCGATTTTGCTTTAGGACAAGGGTTAGATGGTGCTGGTAAATCATTCTTTTTTGTAATGTTTGCTGTTGCAGCTTCGTTATATCTAATTATTCTATTGGTAATTCACTTATTGTTGCCAAAATTGACTCCACTAGATGAGAATCTAGAGTTGGTTAAAGAGTAA